A genomic window from Silene latifolia isolate original U9 population chromosome Y, ASM4854445v1, whole genome shotgun sequence includes:
- the LOC141630776 gene encoding uncharacterized protein LOC141630776 has translation MFVENLIGKKDTCSSFYLDFIVDENKCLAGVFWADPICIKNYMLFGEVLSADATYRTNKYDMVFVPFTGVDHHKRCITFGAGLLGDENFVDCRFKDVEKIDETKIYILSDLQMPNKSWNVAYSPDNMEITCSCSMFQRMGLLCSTAFGFYTTKIFVKIPKQDITQRWTKAAMSKPVFDKDGKLIDVSQKFSDRKSLSTELWQEVYSCVSVAECDDNDMKLLIEKREILDWI, from the exons ATGTTTGTTGAAAATCTTATAGGGAAAAAAGACACATGCAGTTCATTTTACTTAGATTTTATAGTAGATGAAAACAAGTGCCTGGCTGGAGTGTTTTGGGCAGATCCGATCTGCATAAAGAACTACATGCTGTTCGGTGAGGTTTTATCAGCAGATGCTACATATagaacaaacaagtacgatatggtgTTTGTGCCTTTCACAGGAGTTGATCATCACAAAAGGTGCATAACGTTTGGAGCTGGGTTGTTAGGTGATGAAA ACTTTGTCGATTGCCGTTTTAAAGATGTggagaagattgatgagacaaaaatatatattctaTCAGACTTGCAGATGCCAAATAAGTCATGGAACGTAGCATATTCACCAGATAACATGGAGATTACTTGTTCCTGTTCTATGTTTCAGAGAATGGGCTTGTTGTGCAGCACCGCCTTTGGATTCTACACAACCAAGATTTTCGTAAAAATACCGAAACAAGACATAACGCAAAGATGGACAAAAGCTGCAATGAGTAAGCCTGTCTTTGACAAAGATGGCAAACTGATAGATGTCTCTCAAAAGTTTTCTGACCGGAAAAGTTTGAGTACTGAGCTGTGGCAAGAGGTTTATTCTTGTGTCAGCGTAGCTGAGTGTGATGATAACGACATGAAGCTTTTGATTGAAAAACGAGAGATATTAGATTGGATATGA